In Fundulus heteroclitus isolate FHET01 chromosome 8, MU-UCD_Fhet_4.1, whole genome shotgun sequence, a genomic segment contains:
- the surf2 gene encoding surfeit locus protein 2 has product MDELPAEIRTFLAEHPCFQLTDDKKIKCTLNGHEMPCSLTELQGFIQGRKYKKLTTEAEFNYSQYEPHIVPSTKQPNRLFCKLTLRHLNRKPDHVLRHVSGKRFKKALSHYEECVKQGVEYVPARLKQKKPKNTGEERSRPPKRQPNGMWQPPSSDDEGSDSEDSMSDLYPSSMFTCKNPEEESKEGGADGEDGDDFMTDEDEEMEVDNQVVQKRKKVQGGGFQKKARNNRWKSGHKKHKNAQNGK; this is encoded by the exons ATGGACGAATTACCCGCGGAGATCAGAACGTTTCTCGCCGAACATCCCTGTTTTCAGCTCACAGATGACAAAAAG ATCAAATGCACCCTGAACGGACACGAGATGCCCTGCAGCCTGACGGAGCTGCAGGGCTTCATCCAGGGGAGGAAATATAAGAAACTGACCACAGAAGCAGAGTTCAACTACAGCCAGTATGAGCCTCACATTGTACCAAGCACGAAGCAACC CAATCGGCTCTTCTGCAAACTGACCCTGAGGCACCTCAACAGGAAACCAGATCATGTCCTGAGACACGTCAGTGGGAAACGCTTCAAGAAGGCCCTGTCTCATT aTGAGGAGTGTGTGAAGCAGGGGGTCGAGTACGTTCCAGCCAGACTGAAGCAGAAGAAGCCCAAAAACACAGGAGAGGAAAGGAGCCGGCCCCCAAAGAGACAACCCAACGGCATGTGGCAACCTCCGTCGAGCGACGACGAAGGCAGCGACTCTGAAGACAGCATGAGCGACCTCTATCCAT CTTCAATGTTCACTTGTAAAAATCCAGAGGAGGAAAGTAAAGAGGGTGGAGCTGATGGTGAAGACGGCGATGACTTCATGACAGATGAAGATGAGGAGATGGAAGTGGACAACCAGGTGGTACAGAAGCGCAAAAAG GTCCAAGGTGGAGGCTTCCAGAAGAAAGCCAGAAATAACCGGTGGAAATCAGGAcacaagaaacacaaaaatgcCCAAAATGGAAAGTAA
- the c8h9orf16 gene encoding UPF0184 protein C9orf16 homolog: MSGPNGDPSISTEDGIINDDDEFGDEEYAAINSMLDQINNYLDDLEERNDALNGKLHELLESNRQARLDFRAQLVGSPTPEEQHAVEQEPSLPSKQDQDEENQ, encoded by the exons ATGTCTGGACCGAACGGAGACCCCAGCATCTCCACTGAAGATGGGATCATCAACGACGACGACGAATTTGGCGACGAGG AATACGCGGCGATCAACTCCATGCTAGATCAAATCAACAACTATCTGGACGACCTGGAGGAGCGCAATGACGCGCTTAACGGCAAACTGCACGAACTGCTGGAGTCAAACCGGCAGGCCCGCCTGGATTTCAGGGCACAGCTAGTCGGCTCGCCAACCCCAGAGGAGCAGCATGCTGTGGAGCAGGAGCCTTCGTTACCAAGCAAGCAAGACCAAGATGAAGAAAATCAGTGA
- the ciz1a gene encoding cdkn1a interacting zinc finger protein 1a — translation MFNPHIHQQQQQQQQQQQFHQHLRQLQQLFQQQPPPPPAAQPSAAHHVGHHHQTPRTIPVPTQTGPPPRMVNMCQTTQTTLIAPNPMLQSAILMQHMQGNMRGFGMGGQQFRQFFAAGARSSLLGPVPMGMTLKSHIMGFPGARPFHPHSRFFNAASTAAASSSSSSSSTTDAAARQSDRKRDNDQVAGGSTDNQSAAANSTDEATDETATDGAVEGDSSQMSEEQLEEPVTKRQKTEGSEEPQEQRLLEQVTAAQSESTDSAAGTQSEGCISQEDGDFSEGPDDVVMEETKADDALGSLSAQSPSGGASEDAEQVNLPTEETAQDKDASTAFPESQDEEAASEGSNKFYCYLCSITCHNQQNFRSHMNSISHQQRMMEIQHMSNACLVTLLPRVQESLQGASKDGDRKADLKQWCATCHTHFTCSMVDHQSSEEHKLASKTDLSFCAVCQKRFKTSQSFLEHLYSQEHRQKIQERGCETLAKLTNLGTDGFSFEVEAQELQKSKGDKRFTQDDWSSTNEVTLNDMTSDKQYDPDTVYGSSFLDPVAGFICRLCNRFYLFESSALHSHCKSLQHFENLKSYKAMVGEKGEDAQHSTKSPPAADGLRPVTQTADCSRENVLTTDTSEAADLTSPVSVTKLKTQEKNQLSENQAEASSTPQHFTLSATSDENPDQEPSSDQEKGGKASQVSAPEESPAELPATSSEAADSQPAEVSNGEEEEEEEEAPAGPGRKSCGGRAKSAAKRRSARATNRR, via the exons ATGTTCAACCCACACatccatcagcagcagcagcaacaacaacaacaacagcagttCCACCAACACCTGCGACAGCTGCAGCAACTTTTCCAACAGCAGCCTCCGCCTCCGCCAGCAGCCCAGCCGTCTGCCGCTCACCATGTCGGTCATCACCACCAGACTCCGCG caCCATTCCTGTTCCAACTCAGACCGGCCCTCCGCCTAGGATGGTCAACATGTGCCAGACGACCCAAACAACCCTTATCGCCCCCAATCCGATGCTGCAGAGTGCTATCCTGATGCAGCATATGCAAG GCAACATGCGGGGCTTTGGGATGGGGGGGCAGCAGTTCAGACAGTTCTTCGCGGCGGGGGCCCGGTCATCACTGCTCGGGCCAGTCCCCATGGGAATGACCCTCAAATCCCACATCATGGGTTTCCCGGGCGCACGACCGTTCCACCCACACAGTCGCTTCTTCAACGCCGCCTCCACCGCCGcagcttcttcctcctcttcctccagctCTACTACA GACGCCGCAGCTCGCCAGTCGGACAGGAAGAGGGATAACGATCAGGTGGCTGGAGGAAGCACCGACAACCAATCAGCAGCAGCCAACAGTACAGATGAAGCTACCGATGAGACTGCAACAG ATGGCGCCGTGGAAGGAGACAGTAGCCAGATGTCTGAGGAGCAACTTGAAGAACCCGTAACAAAGCGACAGAAGACTGAAGG GTCAGAGGAACCTCAAGAGCAGCGTCTGCTTGAGCAAGTCACAGCAGCTCAGTCAGAGAGCACCGACAGCGCAGCCGGCACTCAGTCAGAAG GCTGCATCAGTCAGGAGGATGGGGACTTTAGTGAGGGGCCGGATGATGTGGTGATGGAGGAGACCAAAGCTGATGAC GCCTTGGGGAGTTTATCAGCTCAGTCACCCTCCGGTGGAGCGAGCGAAGACGCCGAGCAGGTAAACCTACCAACAGAGGAGACCGCACAAGACAAAGACGCCTCGACGGCTTTCCCGGAGAGCCAGGACGAAGAAGCAGCGTCTGAGGGTTCAAACAAGTTCTACTGCTACCTCTGCAGCATCACCTGCCACAACCAGCAA aacTTCAGGAGTCACATGAACAGCATTTCCCACCAGCAGAGGATGATGGAAATCCAACACATGAGCAACGCCTGCCTGGTCACCCTGCTTCCACGGGTGCAGGAGTCTTTACAGGGTGCTAGCAAAGATGg GGACAGaaaggcagacttaaagcaatGGTGTGCTACATGTCACACCCACTTCACGTGTAGCATGGTGGACCATCAGTCCTCAGAGGAACACAAG cTTGCTAGTAAAACCGACCTGTCCTTCTGCGCTGTCTGCCAGAAACGCTTCAAGACCTCCCAGAGCTTTTTAGAGCACCTGTACTCTCAGGAACACAGGCAGAAG ATCCAGGAAAGAGGCTGCGAGACTTTGGCTAAGCTGACCAACTTGGGCACAGATGGCTTTTCATTTGAGGTGGAAGCCCAGGAATTGCAAAAGAGTAAAGGAGACAAAAGATTCACTCAG GATGACTGGTCCTCCACCAATGAGGTGACCCTAAACGACATGACCAGCGACAAGCAGTATGACCCTGACACCGTCTACGGATCCAGTTTTTTGGATCCAGTGGCAGGTTTCATCTGCAGGCTTTGCAACAGGTTTTACCTCTTTGAATCCTCTGCCCTGCACAGCCACTGCAAGTCACTGCAGCACTTTGAGAACCTTAAG AGCTACAAAGCGATGGTTGGTGAAAAAGGCGAAGATGCTCAGCACTCAACAAAATCGCCCCCAGCAGCGGACGGCCTCAGACCCGTAACACAAACTGCAGACTGTTCACGAGAAAATGTGCTTACTACTGACACAAGTGAAGCCGCTGACCTAACCTCGCCTGTTTCGGTCACCAAACTGaaaacgcaggaaaaaaaccaGCTGAGCGAGAACCAAGCAGAGGCCAGCTCGACCCCTCAGCACTTCACCCTCTCAGCGACGAGCGACGAAAACCCCGACCAAGAGCCCAGTTCTGACCAGGAGAAGGGAGGTAAAGCGTCCCAGGTGTCTGCACCTGAGGAAAGTCCAGCTGAGCTTCCTGCTACCAGCAGCGAGGCCGCAGACTCCCAACCTGCTGAGGTTTCAAacggagaggaagaggaggaggaggaggaagctcCTGCTGGCCCTGGGAGAAAGAGCTGCGGAGGAAGGGCGAAAAGCGCAGCTAAAAGACGGTCAGCGCGAGCCACGAACAGACGCTGA